One segment of Sphingobacteriales bacterium DNA contains the following:
- a CDS encoding Rrf2 family transcriptional regulator has product MISKKMKYAVKALCYLTKNSNKETMVRTIEIAESENIPKKFLEQILLELKKARLVNSKQGNVGGYYLIKDAALINLAELYRLFEGPIALLPCASETRYESCTDCTDEQHCAIKKAAQKVHYQTLNALAQISIAELVEK; this is encoded by the coding sequence ATGATTTCAAAAAAAATGAAATATGCCGTAAAAGCTTTGTGCTATTTGACAAAAAACAGCAACAAAGAAACAATGGTGCGCACCATTGAAATAGCAGAATCTGAAAATATCCCCAAAAAATTTTTGGAACAGATTTTACTGGAACTCAAAAAAGCCCGTTTGGTAAACAGCAAACAAGGCAATGTGGGTGGGTATTATCTTATCAAAGATGCGGCTCTCATCAATCTCGCCGAATTATACCGCCTCTTTGAAGGACCTATTGCGCTGCTGCCCTGTGCCTCCGAAACCCGCTACGAATCCTGCACCGACTGCACCGACGAACAGCACTGTGCCATCAAAAAAGCCGCTCAAAAAGTGCATTACCAAACCCTCAACGCTTTGGCACAAATCTCTATTGCAGAATTAGTAGAGAAATAA
- a CDS encoding inorganic diphosphatase gives MMHPWHEIASGEQVPEILNAIIEIPRGSVAKYEIDKASGLIKLDRVMFSAVHYPINYGFIPQTLGDDGDPLDILVLSQVATVPLCLVRCKVIGLMQMIDCGKLDDKIIAVALNDASVSHIEHIDDIPLHYKMELKNFFEDYKKLENKTVVVDEFQGRDAAFASIQHSIELYRQQFGK, from the coding sequence ATAATGCATCCCTGGCACGAAATAGCAAGCGGCGAACAAGTACCCGAAATACTCAACGCCATTATTGAAATACCACGCGGCTCTGTTGCCAAATACGAAATAGATAAGGCTTCGGGGCTGATAAAATTAGACCGTGTGATGTTTTCGGCGGTGCATTATCCTATCAATTACGGTTTTATCCCACAAACGCTCGGCGACGACGGCGATCCTTTGGATATATTGGTGCTTTCGCAAGTGGCTACTGTACCTTTGTGTTTGGTGCGCTGCAAAGTTATTGGATTGATGCAGATGATAGACTGCGGAAAATTAGACGATAAAATCATCGCCGTAGCCCTCAACGATGCAAGTGTGAGCCATATTGAGCATATTGACGATATTCCGCTGCACTATAAAATGGAACTGAAAAACTTTTTTGAAGACTATAAAAAATTGGAAAATAAAACGGTAGTTGTTGATGAGTTTCAAGGGCGCGATGCCGCTTTTGCAAGCATACAGCACAGCATTGAGTTGTATCGCCAACAATTTGGCAAATAA
- a CDS encoding DUF2490 domain-containing protein → MLQKLLLLSVFFTAICYQNVFAQKTTTQQQLIWVAYNNDLKINEKWSLNSDVQERRFYNPAAQHQFLIRETLNRVLEGGWTVGVGACAFWQSPQEPTATQKLVVPELRPHVEFNLKQKIKKLAIDHRYKFEGRFFHNTNTDHTALDKGYDFGNFRLRYRIQVAYPLWQLKNGKMLKIKVNDEILCNAGKNIVKNVFDQNRIYAALSFDVLKNLSIEAGYLNWYQQRASGSDFYNRHIIRFGISQKLSLHSKTIHS, encoded by the coding sequence ATGCTACAAAAACTACTGCTTTTATCTGTGTTTTTTACGGCAATATGTTATCAAAATGTATTTGCCCAAAAAACAACAACCCAACAACAATTAATTTGGGTAGCTTATAATAACGACCTGAAAATCAACGAAAAATGGTCGCTCAACAGCGATGTACAAGAGCGGCGTTTTTATAATCCGGCGGCACAGCATCAGTTTCTTATCCGCGAAACATTGAACCGTGTTTTAGAGGGTGGCTGGACGGTTGGAGTTGGTGCTTGTGCATTTTGGCAAAGCCCCCAAGAACCGACCGCTACTCAAAAATTGGTAGTGCCTGAATTGCGCCCACATGTGGAGTTTAACCTCAAACAAAAAATTAAAAAATTAGCGATTGACCACCGCTATAAATTTGAAGGGCGGTTTTTTCATAATACCAATACCGACCACACGGCTTTGGATAAAGGCTACGATTTTGGAAATTTTCGTCTGCGCTATCGCATTCAAGTCGCTTATCCTTTGTGGCAACTCAAAAATGGTAAAATGCTAAAAATCAAAGTAAATGACGAAATTTTGTGCAATGCCGGCAAAAATATCGTCAAGAATGTTTTTGACCAAAATCGTATTTATGCTGCTTTATCATTTGATGTTTTAAAGAATTTAAGCATAGAAGCGGGCTATCTGAATTGGTATCAGCAGCGTGCTTCGGGCAGCGATTTTTATAATCGTCATATTATTCGTTTCGGCATCAGCCAAAAATTATCACTCCATTCCAAAACTATTCACTCCTAA
- a CDS encoding DUF4442 domain-containing protein: MLLEVNPNAEAFKKKITRTVTYKLFLLTQLPMAFLAGLRVEQFDEMQTVVTVPYKFLNKNPFQSVYFAVLAMAAELSTGIPAFAAVYNNPKPASMLVTGMSAQFSKKAKGVIRFTCRDSHKIWHAIATAQQHGNWEAVRVATIGIDAQGEEVAHFEFEWSFRSRIMDAK; encoded by the coding sequence ATGCTACTTGAAGTGAACCCTAATGCAGAAGCATTTAAAAAGAAAATTACACGCACTGTCACCTATAAATTATTTTTGCTCACACAATTGCCAATGGCTTTTTTGGCTGGTTTGCGGGTGGAGCAATTTGATGAAATGCAAACCGTAGTGACAGTGCCTTATAAATTTTTGAATAAAAATCCTTTTCAGTCCGTTTATTTTGCAGTATTGGCGATGGCAGCAGAATTATCTACCGGTATTCCTGCATTTGCGGCAGTGTATAATAATCCGAAACCGGCTTCTATGTTAGTAACAGGAATGAGTGCTCAGTTCAGCAAAAAAGCAAAGGGGGTGATACGTTTTACTTGCCGCGACAGTCATAAAATCTGGCATGCCATTGCTACTGCGCAGCAGCACGGCAACTGGGAAGCGGTGCGCGTAGCTACCATCGGCATTGATGCGCAGGGCGAGGAGGTGGCACATTTTGAATTTGAATGGTCGTTTCGCAGCCGTATAATGGACGCTAAGTAA
- a CDS encoding SprT-like domain-containing protein gives MTQHRLLSPQERQLLAQHVPAAALAQVVEWVENLDFHLTISRSRHSKLGDYRVPRGIRQQHRISVNGDLNPYAFLQTLVHEIAHLLTWQQYRQSVAPHGNEWKQQYVALMQHCLEQQFFAPDLVPFIQAHLRSPAAASCSDTALLRAMKQYNFQPPTEKGEIHIEDIAPQTLFLYRRKMYRLEEKRRSRYLCTEIVSGRKFTFSALVEVITVPQP, from the coding sequence ATGACCCAACATCGCCTTTTAAGTCCACAAGAACGACAGTTATTAGCACAGCATGTTCCCGCCGCCGCCCTTGCACAGGTAGTGGAGTGGGTAGAAAATTTAGATTTTCATCTGACTATCAGTCGCTCGCGACACAGTAAATTAGGCGATTATCGTGTGCCGCGTGGTATCCGTCAGCAGCACCGCATTTCGGTCAATGGCGACCTCAACCCCTACGCCTTTCTTCAAACCCTCGTACACGAAATTGCGCACCTGCTCACTTGGCAACAATATCGGCAAAGTGTAGCACCGCACGGCAACGAGTGGAAACAACAGTATGTGGCTTTGATGCAACATTGTTTAGAACAACAATTTTTTGCGCCCGATTTAGTCCCTTTTATTCAGGCACATTTGCGCAGCCCTGCCGCCGCCTCTTGCAGCGATACCGCCCTGCTCCGTGCGATGAAACAATATAATTTTCAGCCGCCGACAGAAAAAGGGGAAATCCATATAGAAGATATAGCTCCGCAGACCCTGTTTTTGTACAGGCGAAAAATGTATCGTTTGGAGGAAAAACGCCGCAGCCGTTATTTGTGTACAGAAATTGTAAGCGGGCGCAAATTTACCTTCAGTGCTTTGGTGGAGGTGATTACAGTGCCGCAGCCTTAA
- a CDS encoding beta-lactamase family protein codes for MATMLQDTLNTYVSQITNIKGMEASVYIPGQGMWTSVTGNSYTGQPITPDMRMGIASNTKLLVATVMLMLAEENVLSLDDSLSDWLPTYPNIDPNITIKQLLNHSSGISDPLFVSPWMDTIMAHPTRIFTPEEVIGWVGAPLFTAGTNFGYSNINYILAGMIAQQATSYPISQLIRDRILNPLNMNTTFYDIQEPENGTIAHRWWNNVDYNDTSRVGLNTAGGCAGAVFSTSADMAQWYQALFNGGLISQASLNQMTTFIPTNSPTYQYGLGLSRETVQGKTYWGHGGATWGYKSKMMQDSCLGVSVCGLANSFPAGIDAVTFLLYRVVKNHIPGCSGAINGTTSICSGTEGVVYSVPSIPNATSYSWTLPSGATGTSTDNTILVNFGAEAISGNIIVRGINNYGAGGYAQLFVTVQQPPNPIIAQNGTVVSFANVCENGIYTYSVPFVNGHSYLWTITGGTIINGQGTNTINVQWNNGTEGAVSLQVSVE; via the coding sequence TTGGCTACTATGCTTCAGGATACGCTGAATACTTATGTAAGCCAAATTACTAATATTAAGGGTATGGAAGCCTCTGTCTATATACCCGGACAAGGTATGTGGACGAGTGTAACAGGCAATTCATATACAGGACAACCCATTACACCCGATATGCGAATGGGAATTGCCAGCAATACCAAATTATTGGTAGCTACGGTGATGCTGATGCTCGCCGAAGAAAATGTATTGAGTTTAGACGATTCTTTGAGCGATTGGCTACCGACTTATCCCAATATTGACCCCAATATTACCATCAAACAATTATTAAACCATAGCAGCGGCATCTCCGACCCTCTTTTTGTGTCGCCTTGGATGGATACTATTATGGCTCACCCCACACGCATATTTACGCCCGAAGAAGTGATAGGTTGGGTAGGTGCGCCGCTTTTTACGGCAGGAACAAACTTCGGATATTCCAATATCAATTATATTTTGGCGGGAATGATTGCTCAACAAGCGACCAGCTATCCTATTTCGCAGCTGATACGCGACCGTATTTTGAATCCTTTAAATATGAATACTACCTTTTATGATATACAAGAACCCGAAAACGGAACGATTGCGCATCGTTGGTGGAATAATGTAGATTATAATGATACTTCAAGGGTAGGATTGAATACTGCCGGAGGCTGTGCGGGAGCCGTTTTTTCTACATCAGCAGATATGGCACAATGGTATCAAGCCTTGTTTAACGGAGGACTGATAAGTCAGGCATCGCTGAACCAAATGACAACCTTTATTCCCACAAACAGCCCTACTTATCAATATGGGTTGGGGCTATCCCGCGAAACTGTTCAGGGAAAAACATATTGGGGGCACGGTGGAGCAACTTGGGGCTATAAAAGCAAAATGATGCAGGACTCTTGCTTGGGCGTATCGGTATGTGGTTTAGCCAATTCTTTTCCGGCAGGTATAGATGCGGTTACTTTTTTGTTATATCGCGTTGTCAAAAATCATATTCCCGGCTGTAGCGGTGCAATCAACGGCACAACTTCAATTTGTTCGGGTACTGAGGGGGTGGTATATTCCGTGCCGTCTATTCCTAATGCTACCTCTTATAGTTGGACTTTGCCCTCGGGAGCTACGGGAACAAGTACAGACAATACAATTTTGGTAAATTTCGGAGCAGAAGCTATATCAGGAAATATTATAGTGCGTGGAATAAATAATTATGGAGCAGGCGGCTATGCTCAATTATTTGTTACCGTACAGCAGCCCCCCAATCCGATAATTGCACAAAACGGAACTGTTGTGTCTTTTGCCAATGTTTGTGAAAATGGCATATATACTTACTCCGTACCTTTTGTCAATGGACATAGCTATTTATGGACAATTACAGGCGGCACTATTATTAATGGGCAAGGAACAAACACGATAAATGTACAATGGAATAATGGTACAGAGGGCGCAGTGTCGTTGCAGGTAAGCGTAGAGTAA
- the paaA gene encoding 1,2-phenylacetyl-CoA epoxidase subunit A, with protein MSNVINPEQIFNDKIAADIKIEPKDYMPERYRKQLLRMMSQHAHSEVIGMQPEGNWITRAPSLRRKAALLAKIQDEAGHGLYLYSAAETLGMSREEMEQQLLDGKAKYSSIFNYPTLSWADIGAIGWLVDGAAIINQVMLQRTSYGPYSRAMIRICKEESFHQRQGYEIVMTLALGTPEQKAMAQDAINRWWWPSLMMFGPSDTHSPNSAELMGWRVKWESNDTLRQRFVDRVVPQAHYLGLTIPDEKLHHNPETGHYEYGEINWAEFYDVISGNGICNQQRMEHRRRATAEGAWVQEAATAYAEKQRAKEQAA; from the coding sequence ATGAGCAACGTCATCAATCCCGAACAAATATTCAACGATAAAATCGCTGCCGATATAAAAATAGAGCCGAAAGATTATATGCCGGAGCGGTATCGCAAGCAATTGCTGCGCATGATGTCGCAACACGCCCATTCCGAAGTTATCGGTATGCAGCCCGAAGGCAACTGGATTACTCGTGCTCCTTCGTTGCGCCGCAAAGCCGCTTTGTTGGCAAAAATTCAAGATGAAGCCGGACACGGTTTGTATTTGTACAGTGCCGCCGAAACTTTGGGTATGTCGCGCGAAGAAATGGAACAACAACTCTTGGACGGCAAAGCCAAATATTCCAGTATTTTTAACTATCCCACTTTGTCGTGGGCAGATATAGGAGCTATTGGCTGGTTGGTAGATGGTGCGGCAATTATCAATCAGGTGATGTTGCAGCGCACATCTTATGGTCCTTACAGCCGTGCCATGATACGCATTTGTAAAGAAGAGAGTTTTCATCAGCGACAAGGTTATGAAATTGTGATGACTTTGGCATTGGGTACACCCGAACAAAAAGCAATGGCGCAAGATGCCATCAATCGCTGGTGGTGGCCTTCTTTGATGATGTTTGGACCGAGCGACACCCACTCGCCCAACAGTGCCGAGTTGATGGGGTGGCGTGTAAAATGGGAAAGCAACGACACGCTGCGGCAACGTTTTGTGGACAGGGTAGTGCCACAAGCCCATTATTTAGGGCTTACCATTCCCGATGAAAAATTGCACCACAATCCCGAAACCGGACATTATGAGTATGGCGAAATTAACTGGGCAGAGTTTTATGATGTAATCAGCGGCAATGGAATATGCAATCAGCAACGAATGGAACACCGCCGCCGCGCTACCGCCGAGGGAGCTTGGGTACAAGAAGCCGCCACCGCCTACGCCGAAAAGCAACGCGCTAAGGAGCAAGCGGCTTAA
- a CDS encoding cysteine desulfurase: MRPSILYFDNAATTPLDEEVFEAMLPYLKEHFGNPSAIHSLGRQTRSAIEKVRKVIAQHLNVSPSEIFFTSGATEANNMALLGAVRDLGVKRIISSPTEHHCVLHTLEHLAQAWNVEVKTLPLTEWGRVDLAVLEEWITTDENRVPTLVSLMHANNEIGAMLPFKKISQLCTENGIYLHSDTVQTFGHYTFDLQRTPVDFLSASAHKFHGPKGVGFLYINSRLHISPMIFGGSQERNMRAGTENVAGIVGLGKAVEVAYTHLEEDREYVTALRNYLAEQLEQKFPQLIFNTDWRNSSLYTVLNVAFPPVYKTDLLLMNLDIAGICASGGSACSSGVEQRSHVLQAINVPTDCVAVRFSFSKKNTREQVDELLQRLENILQ, from the coding sequence ATGCGCCCTTCTATTCTTTATTTTGACAATGCAGCCACCACACCTTTGGACGAGGAAGTATTCGAAGCAATGTTGCCTTATTTAAAGGAACATTTCGGTAATCCTTCTGCTATTCATTCTTTGGGTCGCCAGACACGCAGTGCTATTGAAAAAGTTCGCAAAGTTATCGCACAACATCTCAACGTGTCGCCTTCCGAAATATTTTTTACTTCGGGAGCTACTGAAGCCAATAATATGGCATTGTTGGGAGCAGTGCGCGATTTGGGCGTAAAACGTATTATATCTTCGCCGACAGAGCATCATTGTGTGTTGCACACATTAGAGCATTTGGCGCAGGCGTGGAATGTGGAGGTAAAAACCCTGCCACTCACCGAATGGGGGCGAGTGGATTTGGCAGTATTGGAAGAATGGATTACGACTGATGAAAACCGTGTTCCCACTTTGGTATCCCTGATGCACGCCAACAACGAAATAGGGGCGATGCTGCCCTTTAAAAAAATATCGCAACTCTGCACCGAAAACGGCATTTACTTACACTCCGATACTGTACAGACTTTCGGGCATTATACCTTTGATTTGCAACGTACTCCGGTTGATTTTTTGAGTGCTTCGGCGCATAAATTTCACGGACCCAAAGGTGTAGGATTTTTGTATATCAACAGCCGCCTCCACATCTCGCCGATGATTTTTGGCGGCTCGCAGGAGCGCAACATGCGGGCAGGCACCGAAAATGTAGCAGGTATTGTGGGCTTGGGCAAAGCCGTAGAAGTGGCTTATACACACTTGGAAGAAGACCGCGAATATGTTACGGCTTTGCGAAATTATTTGGCGGAACAGTTGGAACAAAAATTTCCGCAACTTATCTTTAATACCGACTGGAGAAACAGTAGCCTCTATACTGTATTAAATGTCGCATTTCCGCCGGTATATAAAACCGACCTTTTGCTGATGAATTTGGATATTGCGGGCATCTGTGCCTCGGGCGGCAGTGCTTGCAGTTCGGGTGTAGAGCAACGCTCTCATGTGCTGCAAGCCATCAATGTGCCGACAGATTGCGTGGCAGTGCGTTTTTCTTTTTCCAAAAAGAATACCCGCGAGCAGGTAGATGAGCTTTTGCAACGCTTGGAAAATATTTTGCAATAG